The following proteins are co-located in the Candidatus Saganbacteria bacterium genome:
- a CDS encoding DUF4160 domain-containing protein, producing the protein MNPTVFRIKGYRFYFLSNEEMRMHVHVECEDGEAKLWVEPIVSLATYYKLNAKKLNEIQKIVEGQKDEIIKEWKRHFGKR; encoded by the coding sequence TTGAACCCTACAGTATTTCGAATAAAGGGATATAGATTTTATTTTCTCTCAAACGAAGAGATGAGAATGCATGTTCATGTGGAATGTGAAGATGGCGAAGCAAAGCTATGGGTGGAGCCAATAGTTTCACTTGCAACTTATTACAAGTTAAATGCTAAAAAGTTAAATGAAATACAAAAGATCGTAGAGGGGCAAAAAGATGAGATCATCAAAGAATGGAAAAGACATTTCGGTAAGCGTTGA
- a CDS encoding nucleotidyltransferase domain-containing protein — MGKYKIKKLILRAIEENNLKEDIKSIRLFGSYSYGKPNKDSDVDLLVEFSPKSKVGFFRLVNIQNIIEKYVGKKIDLQTPDALSKYFRSDVFKKAEPVYGK, encoded by the coding sequence ATGGGAAAATATAAAATAAAGAAATTAATACTAAGGGCAATTGAAGAGAATAATTTGAAAGAAGACATTAAAAGCATCCGTCTTTTTGGGTCCTATTCGTATGGCAAACCAAACAAAGACAGCGATGTCGATCTGTTGGTGGAATTTTCCCCGAAATCAAAAGTAGGCTTCTTTCGGCTGGTAAACATCCAAAATATTATTGAAAAATATGTCGGGAAAAAAATTGACTTACAAACACCCGATGCTTTAAGCAAATATTTTAGAAGTGATGTTTTTAAAAAAGCGGAACCTGTTTATGGGAAATAA
- a CDS encoding transposase yields the protein MKKEMELLDRILEERKDECFDEEGKKQKKEDEKKIVGKMINPSDPDASWGAKSDKKFFAGYKVESNLDHKYGIITAIEADKAGHPEEKSAAPLLEQQKENLGIVPLHFTADAKYDFGNTRTELKALGVSNLYIPLVPTKNKERGLVWDNFYFECGHLFCPAGYPAERRFEEYELVMKGERYKIEPRQADLKNNHGLKRARYRGLSRVRIQAYLAAMASNLKKWFKKIMGALKDGTLKTLSLLAALAPPKGGVCPDDG from the coding sequence GTGAAAAAGGAAATGGAACTCCTGGACAGGATATTAGAAGAAAGAAAGGACGAGTGTTTTGATGAGGAAGGGAAAAAGCAAAAGAAAGAAGATGAAAAAAAGATTGTCGGCAAAATGATCAATCCTTCGGATCCAGACGCAAGTTGGGGAGCCAAGAGTGACAAAAAGTTCTTTGCCGGATACAAAGTTGAGTCCAATCTTGACCACAAGTATGGGATCATAACTGCTATTGAAGCGGACAAGGCTGGCCACCCGGAAGAAAAATCTGCTGCTCCTCTATTGGAACAGCAAAAAGAAAACTTAGGAATAGTTCCTCTCCACTTCACTGCCGACGCCAAATATGACTTCGGCAATACAAGGACGGAGCTGAAAGCTCTTGGCGTTTCAAATCTTTACATCCCTCTGGTGCCAACCAAGAACAAAGAGAGAGGCCTTGTATGGGATAATTTCTACTTTGAATGCGGACACCTTTTTTGCCCGGCAGGATATCCTGCCGAGCGCAGGTTTGAGGAATATGAGCTCGTGATGAAAGGAGAACGCTATAAGATCGAGCCGAGGCAGGCAGATTTAAAAAACAACCATGGGCTAAAAAGGGCAAGATACCGAGGATTGTCTAGGGTCAGAATTCAGGCCTATCTTGCAGCCATGGCTTCTAATCTCAAAAAATGGTTCAAGAAAATTATGGGCGCGCTTAAAGATGGCACGCTAAAAACGCTTAGCCTGCTGGCGGCCTTGGCGCCGCCCAAGGGAGGGGTGTGTCCTGATGATGGTTAA
- a CDS encoding nucleotidyltransferase domain-containing protein, producing MAEIPNNIKRSLNLFLQDIQSICSLDKVILYGSFAKGKESLESDIDLAIFSKTATDKNRLSLMSKMLAKVSKYKLDFQPLVFSFKDYSSTDNAFIQQEIKNKGISLK from the coding sequence ATGGCTGAAATCCCAAATAATATAAAACGATCATTGAACTTGTTTTTGCAGGATATCCAATCCATTTGCAGTTTGGATAAGGTGATCCTGTATGGCTCATTTGCAAAGGGCAAAGAAAGCCTCGAAAGCGATATTGATTTGGCAATATTTTCAAAAACCGCTACCGATAAGAACAGGCTATCGTTAATGTCAAAAATGCTTGCAAAAGTCTCAAAATATAAGCTTGATTTCCAGCCATTGGTCTTTAGCTTCAAAGACTATTCATCAACTGACAATGCTTTTATCCAACAGGAAATAAAAAATAAAGGCATTTCCCTGAAGTAA
- a CDS encoding radical SAM protein: MQDISYTLDNTLYLNITNRCTNACFFCIRYKTHKFHGKYSLWLEREPLTDDVIKAIGDPNQYDQIVFCGYGESLIRLNAVKEICSWIKSQSSTRPLSPSLNKRGGNPSIAREGVSLRVDTNGQMNLFYGRNILPELKGLIDIMSISLNTEKAESYNAICNSFFGLKAYGEVLSFIKEAKKYIPYVEASVVNLPNQVNIEEAKKIAEDIGVKLRVRTYYEEKYVP, translated from the coding sequence ATGCAAGACATCTCATACACTCTCGATAATACTCTTTATCTAAACATAACTAACCGCTGCACGAACGCGTGTTTTTTCTGCATTCGCTATAAGACCCATAAATTCCACGGTAAATATTCTCTATGGCTCGAACGCGAACCATTAACAGATGATGTCATAAAAGCTATCGGAGATCCGAATCAATATGACCAGATCGTCTTCTGCGGCTACGGCGAATCTTTGATAAGACTCAATGCCGTAAAAGAAATATGCAGTTGGATAAAATCACAATCTTCAACTCGCCCCCTATCCCCCTCTCTTAATAAGAGAGGGGGAAACCCGAGCATAGCGAGGGAGGGGGTGAGTTTAAGAGTCGACACCAACGGTCAGATGAACCTATTTTACGGAAGGAATATATTGCCCGAGCTAAAAGGTCTGATCGATATCATGTCCATATCGCTAAACACCGAGAAAGCGGAATCATATAACGCGATCTGTAATTCATTTTTTGGGCTCAAAGCTTATGGCGAAGTACTTAGTTTTATTAAAGAGGCCAAGAAATATATCCCCTATGTCGAAGCAAGCGTTGTTAATTTGCCAAATCAAGTCAATATCGAGGAAGCTAAAAAGATCGCAGAAGACATAGGCGTTAAATTAAGAGTGAGAACTTACTACGAGGAAAAATACGTTCCTTAG
- a CDS encoding DUF86 domain-containing protein: protein MGNNQVYLSHIFEAIEKIEQYLSGKSQEILFQDDMRLDAVVRELEIIGEAAKNISADFCKKNPSIPWQDMVGMRNRLIHEYFGVDRKVVWDTCKTDLPILKKLLSPII from the coding sequence ATGGGAAATAATCAAGTTTATTTAAGCCATATTTTTGAAGCAATTGAAAAGATCGAGCAATACTTGTCGGGAAAATCACAGGAAATTCTGTTTCAGGATGATATGAGGCTAGACGCCGTTGTTAGGGAGCTTGAAATTATCGGCGAAGCGGCAAAAAATATAAGTGCGGATTTCTGCAAAAAGAATCCGTCAATACCATGGCAGGATATGGTAGGCATGCGAAATCGGTTGATACATGAATATTTTGGTGTAGACAGAAAAGTAGTTTGGGATACCTGTAAAACAGATCTTCCTATACTGAAAAAACTTCTTTCTCCCATTATTTGA
- a CDS encoding diaminopimelate epimerase, with protein sequence MSFIKYQGLGNDFVVIDSRKTDLSKVDLHALAVDICDRHFGVGADGLIIVWPSTKAHYRMQIINSDGSEPEMCGNGIRCFAKYVFEVDKLKEEVISVETKAGIIVPAVILEKGVVVGAEVDMGIPSEMTNVKLQMTNYGAIEIYSVSIGNPHAVNFVDDFAKVNISEIGPQIENHPHFPNKTNVEFARIINDHEIELKVWERGAGETLACGTGACALVAAAVLLKKTGRKVLVKLPGGNLDIEWQASDNHIIMRGPAEKVFEGSYSI encoded by the coding sequence ATAAGTTTTATTAAATACCAGGGGCTTGGCAATGATTTTGTGGTCATTGATTCGAGAAAAACCGACCTTTCAAAGGTCGATCTTCACGCATTGGCGGTCGATATTTGCGACCGGCATTTTGGAGTTGGGGCTGACGGATTGATAATTGTTTGGCCGTCTACGAAAGCCCATTACAGAATGCAAATAATTAATTCCGACGGGTCGGAGCCCGAAATGTGCGGGAATGGCATCAGATGTTTCGCGAAATATGTTTTTGAGGTCGATAAATTAAAAGAAGAAGTGATTTCCGTTGAAACAAAAGCAGGCATCATTGTCCCGGCTGTTATTTTAGAAAAAGGCGTCGTTGTTGGCGCCGAGGTTGACATGGGGATACCTTCGGAAATGACCAATGTCAAATTACAAATGACAAATTATGGAGCTATTGAAATCTATTCAGTATCTATAGGAAATCCGCATGCAGTAAATTTTGTGGATGATTTTGCAAAAGTTAATATTTCTGAGATAGGTCCTCAAATCGAAAACCATCCGCATTTCCCAAATAAAACAAATGTTGAATTTGCGCGAATTATTAACGACCATGAAATAGAGCTAAAAGTTTGGGAGCGCGGGGCAGGCGAAACATTGGCATGTGGAACCGGTGCCTGCGCTTTAGTTGCCGCGGCTGTACTTCTTAAAAAAACCGGAAGAAAAGTATTGGTTAAACTTCCTGGTGGGAATCTGGATATCGAATGGCAGGCATCAGACAACCATATTATCATGCGCGGACCGGCAGAAAAAGTCTTCGAAGGGAGCTATTCCATCTAA
- the gatA gene encoding Asp-tRNA(Asn)/Glu-tRNA(Gln) amidotransferase subunit GatA, protein MQTKSCHELNSLLLNKEISSVELTEKIFDRIDKVEGKVQAFVTLTREEAIKQAKEADLKIKNNKSVTPLTGIPIAIKDNMCTKGILTTCSSKILDNYIAPYDATVVTKLKEAGTIIIGKTNMDEFAMGSSTENSGLHKTFNPWNLETVPGGSSGGSAAAVASGESVAATGSDTGGSIRQPASFCGVVGLKPTYGRVSRYGLIAFASSLDQIGPITKDVTDSAIMLNIISGYDKKDSTSVNRPVPDYRKALIDDVKGLRIGVIKELIGEGIDPEVKKFVETAINKYDELGAKIVGVSMPSFEYAVTTYYLIAPAEASSNLARFDGVKFGHRAKEAKDLLTMYYNTRREGFGPEVKRRIMLGTYALSAGYYDAYYLKALKIRTLIKQDYDKAFEKCDVLVSATSPTVAFNIGEKADDPLSMYLSDIATIPVNLAGLPAISIPCGLSKGLPVGLQITGKAFGEETLLRTAYTFEQNTNWHEGKPNL, encoded by the coding sequence ATGCAAACAAAATCCTGCCATGAATTAAATAGTTTATTATTAAATAAAGAAATTAGTTCGGTTGAGCTAACCGAAAAAATATTTGACCGAATCGACAAAGTTGAAGGAAAAGTACAGGCATTCGTCACATTAACTCGCGAAGAAGCAATAAAGCAGGCGAAGGAAGCCGATCTCAAGATTAAAAACAATAAAAGTGTAACACCTCTAACCGGAATTCCGATCGCTATCAAAGATAACATGTGTACAAAAGGAATTTTGACAACTTGTTCGTCCAAGATCCTTGATAATTATATTGCCCCTTACGATGCGACAGTCGTTACAAAACTGAAAGAAGCAGGAACGATTATAATCGGCAAAACCAATATGGATGAATTCGCAATGGGCTCATCAACCGAGAATTCGGGGCTTCACAAGACATTTAATCCTTGGAATCTTGAAACTGTCCCCGGCGGATCATCAGGGGGATCTGCGGCTGCGGTTGCGTCGGGAGAATCGGTTGCGGCAACGGGATCTGATACCGGTGGATCGATCAGACAGCCGGCATCGTTTTGCGGCGTTGTAGGGTTAAAACCAACCTACGGAAGAGTTTCAAGATACGGGCTTATAGCATTCGCTTCATCTCTTGATCAAATAGGGCCTATCACAAAAGATGTAACAGATTCGGCGATCATGTTAAATATTATCTCGGGATATGACAAGAAAGATTCAACCTCGGTCAATAGGCCTGTTCCGGATTATAGAAAAGCATTGATAGATGATGTTAAAGGCTTAAGAATTGGCGTTATAAAAGAACTAATAGGCGAAGGAATTGACCCCGAAGTTAAAAAATTCGTAGAAACGGCAATAAATAAATATGATGAATTAGGCGCGAAGATAGTTGGCGTATCGATGCCTTCGTTTGAATATGCCGTAACAACTTATTATTTAATAGCTCCCGCAGAGGCCAGCTCAAACCTCGCCCGCTTTGATGGCGTCAAATTCGGACATAGAGCCAAAGAAGCAAAGGACCTATTGACCATGTATTACAATACCCGCCGCGAAGGCTTTGGGCCCGAAGTTAAACGAAGAATAATGCTCGGCACTTATGCCCTATCGGCAGGATATTACGATGCTTACTATCTAAAAGCTCTCAAAATCAGGACTTTGATCAAACAAGATTACGACAAAGCATTTGAAAAATGCGATGTTCTCGTTTCGGCAACATCGCCAACCGTTGCTTTTAACATCGGTGAAAAAGCGGATGACCCGCTATCGATGTATCTATCGGATATCGCGACAATTCCCGTAAACCTGGCTGGACTTCCCGCAATTTCTATCCCTTGCGGATTAAGTAAAGGGTTACCGGTCGGATTACAGATCACGGGAAAAGCTTTTGGCGAAGAAACACTTCTCCGAACTGCATATACTTTTGAACAAAATACCAATTGGCATGAAGGAAAGCCAAATCTATGA
- the gatB gene encoding Asp-tRNA(Asn)/Glu-tRNA(Gln) amidotransferase subunit GatB yields the protein MSKYETVIGLEVHAQLKTNSKMFCGCANHFGDAPNTNICPVCTGQPGVLPVINKKAIELAIKTALALNCRINKSSIFARKQYFYPDLPKDFQISQFDLPLAEHGKITIEVNDVKKEIGITRIHLEEDAGKLVHVGAARIMGSDYSLADYNRAATPLMEIVSEPDLRTPEGAKAYMEALAHILEYIDVCDAKMEEGSLRCDANISIRLHGAPKFGTKTEVKNMNSFKAVMKALSAEEKRHREVVEEGGTIIQETRFYDDETETTSGMRSKEHSHDYRYFPEPDLVPIEPEQAWIEEIRKTLGELPEAREKKFVGEYGIAPETSKILISDKNMSDYFEETIKHYDKPKIAANWIVGDITAFLKEAKLSIKELSFTPENLANLLKLIDGGKLSSSMAKTVLIEALKTGKTVEDIIKEQGLSQISDESELQKIAQDIINNNPKQVEQFKTGKEAVLMFFVGQIMKATKGRANPDTVQKILKDELSK from the coding sequence ATGAGCAAATACGAAACTGTTATAGGGCTTGAGGTCCACGCCCAGCTAAAAACTAACAGCAAAATGTTCTGCGGATGCGCAAATCACTTTGGAGACGCGCCAAACACAAATATTTGCCCTGTTTGCACTGGCCAACCTGGCGTATTACCCGTTATCAACAAAAAAGCGATCGAGCTTGCCATAAAAACAGCACTTGCGCTTAATTGCAGGATAAATAAAAGTTCGATATTTGCAAGAAAACAATATTTTTATCCCGATCTTCCGAAAGATTTCCAAATATCACAATTTGACCTGCCTTTGGCCGAACACGGGAAGATCACAATTGAAGTTAATGATGTAAAAAAAGAGATAGGAATTACAAGAATACATCTTGAAGAAGATGCTGGGAAGCTTGTGCATGTAGGAGCCGCAAGAATAATGGGATCGGATTACAGTTTGGCCGATTACAACCGCGCGGCAACCCCTCTTATGGAAATAGTAAGCGAACCGGATCTTAGAACTCCGGAAGGTGCGAAAGCATATATGGAAGCACTTGCCCATATTTTGGAATATATAGATGTCTGCGATGCCAAAATGGAAGAAGGATCACTTCGATGCGATGCAAATATTTCAATTAGACTGCATGGAGCGCCAAAATTTGGGACAAAGACCGAAGTTAAGAATATGAACTCTTTTAAGGCTGTTATGAAAGCCCTCTCCGCCGAAGAAAAAAGGCACAGGGAAGTAGTTGAAGAAGGCGGTACAATTATCCAAGAAACCCGCTTCTATGACGACGAGACCGAAACCACGTCCGGTATGCGCAGCAAAGAACACAGCCACGATTACAGGTATTTTCCTGAACCTGATTTGGTACCGATCGAACCGGAACAAGCGTGGATCGAAGAAATAAGAAAAACTTTGGGAGAGTTGCCCGAAGCGCGAGAGAAAAAATTCGTTGGCGAATATGGTATAGCCCCCGAAACAAGCAAGATACTTATTTCCGACAAAAATATGTCCGATTACTTCGAAGAGACTATAAAACATTATGATAAACCAAAAATTGCCGCGAATTGGATCGTTGGAGATATTACTGCATTCTTAAAAGAAGCTAAATTATCGATCAAAGAATTATCTTTTACGCCCGAAAATCTGGCAAACCTATTAAAATTGATCGACGGCGGAAAGTTAAGCTCATCAATGGCAAAAACAGTGCTAATTGAAGCGCTAAAAACCGGCAAGACTGTCGAAGATATTATTAAAGAACAGGGATTGAGCCAAATATCTGATGAATCCGAGCTTCAAAAGATCGCTCAAGATATAATAAATAATAATCCTAAACAAGTTGAACAATTCAAGACCGGAAAAGAAGCAGTCCTAATGTTTTTTGTGGGACAGATCATGAAGGCGACAAAAGGCCGAGCAAATCCCGACACTGTGCAGAAGATCTTGAAAGACGAGCTTTCAAAATAA
- the gatC gene encoding Asp-tRNA(Asn)/Glu-tRNA(Gln) amidotransferase subunit GatC, which produces MKIDVDHVAKLARLGLSDIEQETFGKQLGDILKYADNLGKLDLKDIPSTSHAIPMKNVMREDIVEKCEDIKSILANGPEVENNMFKVPRIIE; this is translated from the coding sequence ATGAAAATCGATGTAGACCACGTTGCAAAACTTGCACGACTTGGGCTTTCAGACATTGAACAGGAAACATTCGGCAAACAATTGGGCGATATATTAAAATACGCCGATAATTTAGGGAAGCTTGACCTAAAAGACATCCCCTCCACTTCGCATGCAATACCCATGAAGAATGTCATGCGCGAAGATATTGTTGAAAAGTGCGAAGACATCAAATCAATACTCGCTAACGGCCCAGAAGTCGAAAATAATATGTTCAAAGTCCCAAGGATTATAGAATAA
- the queD gene encoding 6-carboxytetrahydropterin synthase QueD, with amino-acid sequence MYELMVEDTFAAAHALRGYKGKCENLHGHTFRIQAFIAGAKLNDIGIMMDFHEIKRLLKNILDRFDHKDLCEISEFKIDNPSSENIAKVVFNELKRDIKELNKVTVWESSSTCASYFDPLYNLPLINGEMERSGRGGM; translated from the coding sequence ATGTATGAATTGATGGTAGAAGATACGTTCGCCGCGGCTCACGCATTGCGGGGATACAAAGGCAAATGCGAGAATTTGCATGGGCATACTTTTCGTATCCAGGCGTTTATTGCGGGCGCAAAGCTTAATGATATCGGGATAATGATGGATTTCCATGAGATCAAGAGATTACTGAAAAATATCTTGGATCGCTTCGACCATAAGGACTTATGCGAGATATCGGAATTTAAAATTGACAATCCCTCGAGCGAAAATATAGCTAAAGTGGTATTTAATGAACTTAAAAGGGATATTAAAGAATTAAATAAAGTGACAGTTTGGGAATCGTCTTCAACTTGCGCTAGTTATTTTGACCCCCTCTATAATCTCCCCCTTATCAATGGGGAGATGGAGCGAAGCGGAAGAGGGGGTATGTGA
- a CDS encoding DUF2442 domain-containing protein, with the protein MRSSKNGKDISVSVENITSFGIWLLAKEKEYFLKYRDYPYFKNQSVSSIQNVKLLHGFHLYWPKLDIDLEIDSLENPEKYPLKSKL; encoded by the coding sequence ATGAGATCATCAAAGAATGGAAAAGACATTTCGGTAAGCGTTGAAAATATTACTTCTTTTGGCATATGGCTTCTCGCGAAAGAAAAAGAGTACTTTCTTAAATACAGGGACTATCCCTACTTCAAAAACCAATCTGTAAGCTCGATCCAAAACGTCAAACTGCTTCATGGTTTCCATCTTTATTGGCCAAAGCTTGATATTGACCTGGAAATTGATTCCCTTGAAAATCCAGAAAAATATCCGCTAAAAAGCAAGCTCTAA
- the tsaD gene encoding tRNA (adenosine(37)-N6)-threonylcarbamoyltransferase complex transferase subunit TsaD, translated as MHILAIETSCDETAASVLKNGSEILSNVVATQTEFHKKYGGIVPEIAARKHVELISPVIQEAIDKANIPFDKLDAVAVTYGPGLIGSLIVGLCAAKALAWSIKKPLIGVNHLEGHIYANLLTSNFQHPASKLASSPKSSFPFLCLLVSGGHTMIVHVKNHGKYETIGRTRDDAAGEAFDKVARVLNLGYPGGPIIDRLAKEGNPLSVKFKKPMVEDQYGYDFSFSGIKTAVVNYVTRTAKRASFPTSQSLDAHHIRDICSSFQNTVIVTLVEKLIQAARDLHINTVSLAGGVSANSQLREYLTIRCAEEGLSCLIPSFEFSTDNAAMIACAAYYKFQRKEFSALRLKPLASLKL; from the coding sequence ATGCACATCCTAGCCATAGAAACCTCATGCGACGAAACCGCTGCCTCCGTTTTAAAAAACGGGTCGGAGATCCTGTCCAACGTCGTGGCAACTCAAACCGAATTCCATAAAAAATACGGTGGAATTGTCCCCGAGATCGCCGCCCGCAAACATGTAGAACTTATAAGTCCTGTCATTCAAGAAGCGATTGATAAAGCAAATATCCCATTTGATAAATTAGATGCAGTCGCTGTCACCTATGGACCTGGACTTATTGGATCGTTAATAGTCGGCCTCTGCGCGGCAAAAGCTCTAGCTTGGTCGATTAAAAAGCCTCTCATCGGCGTCAATCATCTTGAAGGACACATATACGCCAATTTGTTAACATCCAACTTCCAACACCCAGCATCCAAACTCGCCTCCTCACCCAAATCTAGCTTCCCTTTCCTATGCCTCTTGGTTTCCGGCGGCCACACAATGATCGTGCATGTAAAAAATCATGGAAAATATGAAACCATTGGAAGAACAAGGGACGATGCTGCCGGAGAAGCTTTTGACAAAGTCGCTCGAGTTCTGAATCTAGGTTATCCCGGCGGGCCTATAATAGATAGATTGGCAAAAGAAGGAAATCCACTTTCTGTAAAATTCAAAAAGCCGATGGTCGAGGACCAATATGGATACGATTTTTCTTTTTCGGGAATTAAAACAGCTGTAGTAAATTACGTAACGCGCACCGCGAAACGCGCTTCGTTTCCCACATCTCAGTCGCTGGACGCACATCACATTAGAGATATCTGCTCTTCTTTTCAGAATACCGTAATTGTCACTTTGGTTGAAAAGCTAATACAGGCGGCAAGGGATCTACATATTAATACCGTATCTTTAGCGGGAGGCGTATCGGCAAATTCGCAATTAAGAGAATATCTTACAATACGATGCGCGGAAGAAGGCCTTTCATGCTTGATACCTTCATTCGAATTCTCAACAGACAACGCCGCTATGATCGCTTGTGCGGCATACTATAAGTTTCAAAGGAAAGAATTCTCCGCCCTTCGCCTAAAACCTCTTGCTTCTTTAAAGTTATAG